GGGCTCGCGCGGCGGACGCTCAGCGCGCTCCTTGCGACCCTCGGACGGAGTCGCCGGCGGCGCGCTGGGAGCCTCGGCGGGAGTGCCGCCGCCCGCGTGCGGGGCCTTGTTGTCCCCGCGAGCCTTGCGCTTCTCCTCGCGGCCCTTGCGGCGGCCACCGCCCTCGACGGGGGCGCGACCGCGCACGGTGGGCACCGGGCCCTTCCAGAGCTGGCGATCGTAGTGGCGCAGGTTCTCCGTCCACTTCTCGTTCGGGTCGCGCTGCATGGCCTCGACCCACGAGGCGATGCGCGAGTCGAGCGAGTCGAGCGCGTGGACGATGTGCGCCTCCAGCGTCATGGGCACCTTGGGGCTGCCGTACTCCAGCTGTCCGTGGTGGGCGAGCACCAGATGCGTCAGGTGCTGCTCCAGCAGCGGCGGGAAGCCCGGGATGGCCAGCGACTTCTCGCGGATCTTCTGGGCGGTCATCACCAGGTGGCCCACGAGGCGGCCCTCGTCGGTGTAGTCGAAGCCCTTCTCGGGGGAGATCTCCCCGACCTTCATCACGTCATGCAGCAGCGCGCCGGCCAGCAGCAGGTCCCGGTCCGCCATGGGGTAGTGGTCCGCCACCCGCAGCGTCAGCCGCATGACGGACAGCAGGTGCTCGGCCAGTCCGCCGCGCCACGCGTGGTGCACGTTCTTCGCGGCCGGGGCGATGGGCAGGCCCGCGGCGATCTGCGGGTCATCCAGGAAGGCGATCAGCAGCTGCTTCACGAACGGATCATTCACCCGGTCCGTGACCAGCTCGCGAATCTGTCCCACGGCGCGCGCGCCCGCGGCGCCACCCTCGGACTTGGGCTGCTCGGTGCGGGGCTCCTTCGCTTCCTTGGCCTCGCGCGGCTCCTTGGGCTCCTTGGCCTCCTTCGCCTCGGCGGCGGGCTTGGCCTCGGGCGGCGGGGCAGGGGGCGGCTCGAACTCGCGGGCGTCGAGCGGCTCGGGGTCCAGGCGCTCCAGGCCCTCCACGACGACCTGCGGCCGGCCGTGGAAGACAATGACGCTGCCCTGGACGAGCACGAAGTCGCCCTTCTGGAAGGCGGGCTCGATGGCTTCGAGCTTCTCGAAGACTCGGCCGTCGACCTCGCCGCTCTTGTCGACGAACGTCACGGCCAGGAAGACCTTGCCACTGCGCGCCGTCACCTTCTCCTTCTTGGTGACGCGGAAGACGGTGTTGACTCGGTCCTTCTCACGCAGATCGGCCGCATACACCTTGCGGACGGTCTCGACGGAAGCCTCCGGGGTGGAATTCGCGGTCTGGGTCTCGTTGTCGTTGGTCATCGCGGCGCGGACACTACCACCGAGCAGGGCCCTCGGGGTGAGTGGAGTCAGCTCACCTCCAAAGCCACGGCGTCGAGGGCGTCGACTCCGAGGGAGCCCACGGGGGTGGGGTGGTCCGGAGGAAGGCCCAGGCGAGCGAGGCGGAAGGCCGGCCGGGCCTCCTGCTCGCACGCGCTGGCCACCAGCGTGTCGAATTCACCCGGGGCCAATGGGGGACGGTAGCCCGCGACCAGCAGGAACCCGCCATGACGGGTGCGCTGGAGGGCGCCTCGCATGCGCTGCACGAACTCCTCCGCGCTCTGGAGCCCCGGGGTGTCCATCAGGACCAGGTCGAAGGTGTCCGTCAGCCCCGCGAGCGTCTCCAGGGGCTCTCCGCGCGCCACCGTCACCCGACCCATGAGGCCGTTGGCCTCGGCGTTCTCCCGGGCGAGGTCCGCCGTGTCGGGATCCGCGTCGAACGCGAGCACCTGCCGAGCGCCGTGCAGCCCCGCGTGGACGAAGAGCCCGCCCACGCCGCACGCGATGTCCAGCACGCGAGTCCCCTGGGCCAGGTGCGCCACGAAGCGACGCAAGTCCCGCAGCGCGTAGGGGTAGCCGGTGCCTCGGCCGTAGGTGAGGTCCACCGTGAAGCGCGCGCCCATCTCCAGCAGGCGGAACCAGCGGGGTGGGGTGCCGTACAGCACATGGGGTCGTTGCAGCGGCAGGCCCAGGCGTCGTCGCCGGAGCGTGTCGTTGCGCAGCAGCACCGAGCTGGCGCCCGCCACCTCGCCCAGCGCGCGGGTGATCTCCTGATGCCGCGCGTCCATGGCGCGGCTGAGCGTCTGGATGACGAAGTGGCTCTCGTAGCGGTCCACGATGAGGCCGGGCAGGCTGTCTCCGTCATCGTTCACGATGCGGCAGAAGCGCGGGTCGTCCACCCACTGCGCGCGCCGCTCGAAGGCATGGCGCAGGTAGCGGGGGATGGGGCCTTCCTCCACGTCGTCGGGCAAGCCCAGGCGCCGCACCGCGGGCGAGGCCTCCAGGTCCACGTCGCCCAGGCCCAGCACCTGGCCGTCCTCGTCGCGCAACTGCACGGGCTCGCCGGGCTCGGGCGTGCCTTCCATCGAGACGATGTCCTCGCGGCGCAGCCAGGGGCTTCCATGGCGCAGCCGCCGAGCTGCTTCGCGAGACAGGTAGGTGCTGTACACGTCGGCGTCCTCCCCCAGGGCGAAGCCGTTGCGCGGGCCGGTCCGCGGGGCATTCGCCAGGGGGAAAACATGGGCCGCGCGGGTCGCGCTGGCGGCGAACGCCGGGCCCCCGCTCCGAGGGGCAGGGGAGGGAACAAGCTGGGCTGCCGAGGTGGCTAGCGCTTGGGTGAGGGGGCCGCGCTCGGCCGGATGTACGCCCGGTACGCCACGCGGGTGAACAGCGAGGCCGTCAAGAATGCCAGCACGATTCCAATCACGGACGTCCCGTACGTGTGGCCGCGGAGCAGGAGGATGGCGGCCACCGTCCCCATCAACACGCCGAGGCCCACGGTGTAGATCTGGGCCCGGCGTGCCAGCAGCTCTTGGGTCTTGTCCCGTGCGCCCGCCAGCGCGGGGATGGTGCCGGCGTGACGCCAGGTCGAGGTGCCCACTTCGCGCACCTCGTCCTCGGGGGAGACGAGCCCCTGGACGTAGGCCTGCGCGATGTCGCCCAGCGTGGGGTAGGTCAGCTCACCGTCCGGGGTCCGCACCTGATAGGGCATGGCCATTGCTCCTCGCGCCAGCCTCCCCCGTTCCTCGGGGAAAGCTCAAGTCAGCTCGGTCGCAATCTGCTCAGCGATGCGCAGCCCATCAATGGCCGACGAGACGATGCCGCCCGCGTAGCCGCAGCCCTCGCCCGCCGGGTACAGGCCGCGCATGGACACCGACTGGAGGTCGTCGCCGCGAGTAATCCGCAGGGGCGAGCTGGTGCGGCTCTCGATGCCGATGAGCTTGCCCTCGTCGCTGATGAAGCCGCGCATCTTCCGGTCGAACGTCCGCAGCGCGCCCTTGATGGACTGGGTGAGGCGCTCGGGGAACAGGCGGTTGAGGTTCTCGTGCGCCAGTCCCGGCCGGTAGCTGGTGCCGCCTGGATCCTTCGTCACGCGCCCGGCCAGGTAGTCCGGGATGGTCTGCGCCGGCGCGAAGAAGCGGCCACCGCCCAGCTCATACGCCTTCTTCTCCCAGTGCCGCTGGAAGTTGAGCCCCGCGAGCGGGCCGGTGAAGCCCTCGCGCTCGAAGTCCGCCACGGACACGGACACGACGATGCCCGCGTTGGCGTAGCGCGCGTTGCGGCGCGAGTTGCTCATGCCGTTGGTGCACTGGAGCCCCTCCTCGGTCGGAGTGGGCACCACGATGCCGCCGGGGCACATGCAGAACGAGTAGATGCCGCGCACCTCGCCGTCCACGTCCAGGTTCTCCGCGAGTTTGTAGTCGGCCGGAGGCAGGCGCGGGTTCTTCGCCGCCGCGCCGTACTGGATGCTGTTGATGAGGGCCTGGGGATGCTCGGCGCGGAATCCGAGCGCGAACGGCTTGGCCTCCACGCTGACGCGGCCATCGGTGGCGAAGCGCTCGTACAGCTCGCGCGCGGAGTTGCCCGGCGCCAGGATGACCCGGTTGCTCTCCAGCGTGCGGCCATCCGAGAGCTTCACGCCCGCGATGTGGCCGTCCTTGTAGAGCAGGTCGTCCACGCGCGTCTCGAAGTGCACCTGGCAGCCGCCCGCGATGAGCTCCTCGCGCAGCTTGGCCACCGCGCCCGGCAGGAGGTCCGAGCCGATGTGCGGCTTGCCTTCAATCAGGATGTGGTCCGGCGCGCCGTAGCGGGCGAACGCCTCGATGACCTTGCGCACCATGGGGTGGTTGATGCGCGTGGACAGCTTGCCGTCCGTGTACGCGCCGGCGCCGCCCTCGCCGAAGTTCATGTTGCTCTCGGGATCGAGCGTGCCGTCGCGCATGAGCTTGGCCACGTCCTTGCGGCGCGTGATGACCTCGCGGCCTCGCTCCAGGAGGATGCTGCGCACGCCGCGCTCCAAGAGCCCCAGCGCGGCGAACAGGCCCGCGGGCCCCGTGCCGATGACGATGGGCCACTGCTCCGGCTCCTTCACCCGGGGCTGGGCCTCGGGAGGAGGGGGCGCCTCGCCCACGTCGGGAGGCAGGCGCGCGGGCTTGCGCCCCGCCGCCAACTCCACCTCCAGCGTGTAGATGTAGCGCGGGCTGCCCTTCTTGCGAGCGTCCAGCACCGAACGGATGACGCGCACGGAAGCGAGGTCGCTCCGGGTGACGCCCAGCTTCTCCGCGGCGCGCTGACCGAGCAGCTCCTCCGGCTCGTCCAGCCACAGCCCGATGTTGTTCACCCGATACGCCATCTGTTCCGCTCCTGGTGGGGGCGCGTATCTGCTCCACCCCGTTGAAAGAATGCAAGCACTTGAAAACACGGTGGGCTGCCTCCCGGGCGTCGGGGTGCGTACCCGCCGATGCACCTGGGGGTGCTACAGCCCCGGAGCGCCCGTGAGGTGCGAAGCCGGTTTCGCAGTCTCCGAGTGGGGATGCCAGCGCCGCGTCGCTTCAACCCCCGAGGAACGCAGGGGAATCCGTCCGGAAGGCAACGGCTGGCACGGCGGTTGAACTCGCTGGGCCGCGTGATTTCCCGGCGCCGCCTCATTTCGCGCCACCTCGGAGGCATTCACAGTGAGCACCGACCAAAAGGGCACCCGGATCCTGGCGCGCACGTTCTTCAACCAGCTGCGCGCGAGTGGTTACACGCCCCACCAGGTCATCGGCATCGCCACGGAGCTGTTGGACCTCGTCACCACGGACCTCGCGGAGTTGAAGGAAGGCGACAAGGGCGTTGCCGTCCAGGCGACACCGGAGCAAGGGGCCGAGTGGCGCCAGCGCGCCTGAGTCATTAGGCTTCAGCCCAGACCCTCGCGGGCGAGTGGGCTCCGGACTGGTTTCGGGGCTCCCGCCCGCGTGGTTGCGGAAAAGACCGGCGGCCGCCGGTTTTTTTGTGCCCGCGATTCGGCGCCCCTGGAGCTATCCGCCGCGCTCCCGGCGCCGCATGCGCGCGGCCGAGCCCGCGATGAAGAGCAGGCCCGCCGTCAGCACGGTGAACACGAGGCTGGCCGAGAACGTGGCCATCCAGGCCAGGAGCGCGAAGCCGCCCATGAGCGCGAGGGCATCCACCCAGCGAGGCCGAGGCTGCGGCAGCACCAGCACGGTGACGCACGCGGTGAGCGGCAGCCCCAAGGCGACCTGCCGCACGATGGCCTCGGTGCTGGTGCGCACCGTCTCCCAGTTGTGCACGAGGATGGCGGCGAAGATGACCACCGTGCCCAGGGCGAGCACGAGCACGCCCGCGGCGGCCGCGTCCTTGGTGAGGCGGGCCTTCTCGTCGAACTGCTGCACGGCCAGGTCGACGAGCTGCTCCAGCGCGCTGTTGAGGATCTCCGCGAAGAAGATGAGCAGCACGCAGAAGATGAGCGTCACCTTCTCTGCCAGCCCCAGCGGGATGCCGTTGCCGACCATTCCCACGAGCGCGGCGGACACGACGTGGATGCGCATGTTGCGCTGGTACACGACGGTGTGGATGAGGCCCGCCCAGGCGTGTCCGAAGGAGGCGAGGAGCCCCGTGCTGCGCCGGGAGGGAAAGCGGGGAGGCGGAGTGGCAGGGACGGTCATCGGAGCGTGAAGGGATGAGCAGGCTAGCATCCACGGGTGCGATTGCCGTGTGAGTCTGAACGGGTAAGGTCCGACCCGTGATGCGACTCGACTGTGTGGCGGCCCTGTTGTTGACCTCGACACTGGCGGCGGCTCAAGAGCCCGCGCCTTCCTTCGAGGGGGACGACTGGGGGCTGGAGCCGCCGGGTGTGCAGTACCTGCCTGCTCCCGGCCCGCGCCCCCATGAATCCCGGATGTCCGCGCACGAGCCCGCGGGCGTGCGACGTGAGTCTCCCTCCCGGGGGGCGAAGTCCGCGTTCGCGGGTGTGCCGCAGGGCCGTGAGCGGACCGGAGCCCTGTCCGGCAAGGTCGTGTACCTGAGCCCTGGACATGGGTTCTATCGGGACAACTCACTGCGCCGGTGGGCGACCCAGCGAGGCAACTCGTGGGCGGTGGTGGAGGACCTCATCTCCATGGAGGTCGCCAGCCAGGAGCTGCTGCCCATGCTGGTGGGGGCGGGCGCCACGGTGATTCCGGTGCGCGAGACGGACCTGAACCCGCTGATGGTCATCGTGGACGACGGCGACGCGGGCTACGCCGAGTCCGACGCCACCCTGTTCAGCACGCCCGCGCAGACCGGGTGGAAGACGGTGGCTCCGCCCCTGACGAACGCGACGGAGCCCTTCACGCAGGGCACCACGCGCGTGGCGACCACGGCCGCGGTCGCGTCCGCGCGGGCGACGTGGACGCCCGAGGTTCCAGCGGATGGGGCGTACAACGTCTACGTCTCATATGGCTCGGACCCCACGCGCGCGACGGATGCGCACTACGTGGTGCGGCACGCGGGCGGCGAGAGCCACTTCCGCGTCAACCAGCGCCGCCACGGGGGCACGTGGATGCTCCTGGGGCGCTTCTTCTTCCGCGCGGGAACGCATCCGGACGCAGGAGCGGTGACGCTGATGAACGACTCGGCCACGGCAGGCGCCACGGTGTCCGCGGACGCGGTGCGGCTGGGCGGTGGTCGCGGCGACGTGGGCGACGGCACGGTGGGCGTGCTCGCGCGTCCGCGCTCGGAGGAGAGCGCGCGCTACCACGTGCAGTTCAGCGGCGCGCCCGCGATCGTGTATGCGCCCACGGGGGCGAACGCGCTGTCGAACGAGCGCAACGCGGACGTCTCGGCGCGCCCGCGCTTCGCGGCGTGGCTGCACGAAGAGGGCGAAGACGCGGTCTATGTGGCGTGGCACACCAACGCCTCGACGACGGGCAACGTGGTGGGCACCGAGGGCTACGTCTACGGCCCCAACCCGGTGGACGGGACGTACAACTTCACGGGCGTGCCCGGCAGCGAGGTCATGGGGCGCGCGCTGTTGGATGAAATCTCTCGCGACATGAAGCGCGAGGTGGATCCGAACTGGAAAGTGCGCTCGTTGCGCTCGGCGAACCTGGGCGAGGTGAACCCCACGCACAACTCCGAGATGCCCAGCGTCCTCCTGGAGATGGCCTACCACGACGCCACGGCGGACGCGGCGAAGCTGAAGGAGCCCGGCGTGCGGCACGTGGCCGCGCGAGCCATCGTGCAGGGACTCATCAAGTACTTCGCCGCGCGGGACTCCCAGCCGGTGAACCTGCCGCCCGAGGCCCCTACGGCCGTGGTGGCGCGCACCGTGGCGGAGGGCTCGGTGGAGGTGCGGTGGGCCGCGCCGACCGTGGATCCGACCGAGGAGGGCCGTGACGGGGCCACCGGCTACCGCGTCTACCAGAGCGCGGATGGCCTCGGCTGGGACGAGGGCACGGACGTGACGGGGACCTCGTGGGTGCTCCCGGTGGCCGTGGGCTCCGTGCGGTACTTCCGCGTCGCGGCGCTCAACGTGGGCGGTGAGTCCTTCCCCTCGGCCACGGTGGGCGTGCGAGCGGGGACGACGGCCGCCGTGTTGCTCGTCAACGCGTTCGAGCGGTTGGACGCGACGATGACGTGCGCGGAGGAGCTGAAGGCCTACGACCTGGAGGCCCCGGTCCGTGTGCTGCTCGAGTCGATGAACGACGGGGGCTACCTCACGCGCCACGGCGCCGCGTTCGCCCTGGCGGCGCAGGCCTTCGACGGCGCGACGAGCGGCGCGATGGCGGCGGGCCTCGTGTCGCCTTCGGGCTATCGCGTGGTGGACTGGTTCACGGGGCGCGGTGGCGTCGGGGGACTCGGGCCGTCGCGCGAGGCGCAGGACGCGCTGCGGGCGTTCGTGCTCAGCGGCGGACACCTGCTGCTGTCCGGCACCCGGGT
This portion of the Myxococcaceae bacterium JPH2 genome encodes:
- a CDS encoding HD domain-containing protein — encoded protein: MTNDNETQTANSTPEASVETVRKVYAADLREKDRVNTVFRVTKKEKVTARSGKVFLAVTFVDKSGEVDGRVFEKLEAIEPAFQKGDFVLVQGSVIVFHGRPQVVVEGLERLDPEPLDAREFEPPPAPPPEAKPAAEAKEAKEPKEPREAKEAKEPRTEQPKSEGGAAGARAVGQIRELVTDRVNDPFVKQLLIAFLDDPQIAAGLPIAPAAKNVHHAWRGGLAEHLLSVMRLTLRVADHYPMADRDLLLAGALLHDVMKVGEISPEKGFDYTDEGRLVGHLVMTAQKIREKSLAIPGFPPLLEQHLTHLVLAHHGQLEYGSPKVPMTLEAHIVHALDSLDSRIASWVEAMQRDPNEKWTENLRHYDRQLWKGPVPTVRGRAPVEGGGRRKGREEKRKARGDNKAPHAGGGTPAEAPSAPPATPSEGRKERAERPPREPRAERPPREDRPPREPRAERPPREDRPPREDRPPRDPNSLPKELTFKPFSALSSLAPESPKAGGEGEGSSEG
- a CDS encoding class I SAM-dependent rRNA methyltransferase — protein: MYSTYLSREAARRLRHGSPWLRREDIVSMEGTPEPGEPVQLRDEDGQVLGLGDVDLEASPAVRRLGLPDDVEEGPIPRYLRHAFERRAQWVDDPRFCRIVNDDGDSLPGLIVDRYESHFVIQTLSRAMDARHQEITRALGEVAGASSVLLRNDTLRRRRLGLPLQRPHVLYGTPPRWFRLLEMGARFTVDLTYGRGTGYPYALRDLRRFVAHLAQGTRVLDIACGVGGLFVHAGLHGARQVLAFDADPDTADLARENAEANGLMGRVTVARGEPLETLAGLTDTFDLVLMDTPGLQSAEEFVQRMRGALQRTRHGGFLLVAGYRPPLAPGEFDTLVASACEQEARPAFRLARLGLPPDHPTPVGSLGVDALDAVALEVS
- a CDS encoding FAD-dependent oxidoreductase, translating into MAYRVNNIGLWLDEPEELLGQRAAEKLGVTRSDLASVRVIRSVLDARKKGSPRYIYTLEVELAAGRKPARLPPDVGEAPPPPEAQPRVKEPEQWPIVIGTGPAGLFAALGLLERGVRSILLERGREVITRRKDVAKLMRDGTLDPESNMNFGEGGAGAYTDGKLSTRINHPMVRKVIEAFARYGAPDHILIEGKPHIGSDLLPGAVAKLREELIAGGCQVHFETRVDDLLYKDGHIAGVKLSDGRTLESNRVILAPGNSARELYERFATDGRVSVEAKPFALGFRAEHPQALINSIQYGAAAKNPRLPPADYKLAENLDVDGEVRGIYSFCMCPGGIVVPTPTEEGLQCTNGMSNSRRNARYANAGIVVSVSVADFEREGFTGPLAGLNFQRHWEKKAYELGGGRFFAPAQTIPDYLAGRVTKDPGGTSYRPGLAHENLNRLFPERLTQSIKGALRTFDRKMRGFISDEGKLIGIESRTSSPLRITRGDDLQSVSMRGLYPAGEGCGYAGGIVSSAIDGLRIAEQIATELT
- a CDS encoding diacylglycerol kinase family protein, translated to MTVPATPPPRFPSRRSTGLLASFGHAWAGLIHTVVYQRNMRIHVVSAALVGMVGNGIPLGLAEKVTLIFCVLLIFFAEILNSALEQLVDLAVQQFDEKARLTKDAAAAGVLVLALGTVVIFAAILVHNWETVRTSTEAIVRQVALGLPLTACVTVLVLPQPRPRWVDALALMGGFALLAWMATFSASLVFTVLTAGLLFIAGSAARMRRRERGG
- a CDS encoding N-acetylmuramoyl-L-alanine amidase, with translation MRLDCVAALLLTSTLAAAQEPAPSFEGDDWGLEPPGVQYLPAPGPRPHESRMSAHEPAGVRRESPSRGAKSAFAGVPQGRERTGALSGKVVYLSPGHGFYRDNSLRRWATQRGNSWAVVEDLISMEVASQELLPMLVGAGATVIPVRETDLNPLMVIVDDGDAGYAESDATLFSTPAQTGWKTVAPPLTNATEPFTQGTTRVATTAAVASARATWTPEVPADGAYNVYVSYGSDPTRATDAHYVVRHAGGESHFRVNQRRHGGTWMLLGRFFFRAGTHPDAGAVTLMNDSATAGATVSADAVRLGGGRGDVGDGTVGVLARPRSEESARYHVQFSGAPAIVYAPTGANALSNERNADVSARPRFAAWLHEEGEDAVYVAWHTNASTTGNVVGTEGYVYGPNPVDGTYNFTGVPGSEVMGRALLDEISRDMKREVDPNWKVRSLRSANLGEVNPTHNSEMPSVLLEMAYHDATADAAKLKEPGVRHVAARAIVQGLIKYFAARDSQPVNLPPEAPTAVVARTVAEGSVEVRWAAPTVDPTEEGRDGATGYRVYQSADGLGWDEGTDVTGTSWVLPVAVGSVRYFRVAALNVGGESFPSATVGVRAGTTAAVLLVNAFERLDATMTCAEELKAYDLEAPVRVLLESMNDGGYLTRHGAAFALAAQAFDGATSGAMAAGLVSPSGYRVVDWFTGRGGVGGLGPSREAQDALRAFVLSGGHLLLSGTRVASALAQGGDADRAFLADILRASVLVGTPPLRVEGAPGAWLSGVGAVGLDDGTLGAYSVGTPEVLSPLGGGTGVLRYAGTDLGAAVASSPGGTVLFLGVPFEGLTSGTVRGQLMGEFLVRAGLLTQVPSLPPPDVVSPLNPRPLTGCIAARAVDPHPVVIPPVDPPPTVREPLPQFYYGLGDSGCGCGAGGAGVGSGLWMLFGLIVHRRRARARTGHVKR